One window from the genome of Lynx canadensis isolate LIC74 chromosome E3, mLynCan4.pri.v2, whole genome shotgun sequence encodes:
- the RAB40C gene encoding ras-related protein Rab-40C isoform X2 has protein sequence MLPARSSGQYLGTVVSPRTQKHTEPSGGRRQDLQEVGIDYKTTTILLDGRRVKLELWDTSGQGRFCTIFRSYSRGAQGILLVYDITNRWSFDGIDRWIKEIDEHAPGVPRILVGNRLHLAFKRQVPTEQARAYAEKNGMTFFEVSPLCNFNVIESFTELSRIVLMRHGMEKIWRPNRVFSLQDLCCRAIVSCTPVHLIDKLPLPVTIKSHLKSFSMANGMNAVMMHGRSYSLASGAGGGSSKGNSLKRSKSIRPPQSPPQNCSRSNCKIS, from the exons ATGCTCCCAGCACGCTCCAGTGGCCAGTACCTGGGGACTGTAGTGAGCCCAAGGACCCAGAAGCACACCGAGCCTTCGGGAGGTCGACGACAGGACCTACAGGAAGTAG GCATCGACTACAAGACGACCACTATCCTGCTGGATGGACGGCGGGTCAAGCTGGAACTCTG GGACACATCGGGCCAgggcaggttctgcaccatcttCAGGTCCTACTCCAGGGGCGCGCAG GGGATCCTCCTGGTGTATGACATCACCAACCGCTGGTCCTTTGACGGCATCGACCGGTGGATCAAGGAGATTGATGAG CATGCACCCGGGGTCCCCCGGATCCTGGTTGGGAACCGGCTACACCTGGCCTTCAAGCGGCAAGTTCCAACAGAGCAGGCACGCGCCTACGCAGAGAAGAATGGCATGACTTTCTTCGAGGTCAGCCCTCTGTGCAACTTCAATGTCATTGAGTCCTTCACGGAGCTGTCCCGCATCGTGCTTATGAGGCACGGCATGGAGAAGATCTGGAGGCCCAACCGAG TGTTCAGCCTGCAGGACCTGTGCTGCCGGGCCATCGTCTCCTGCACCCCAGTGCACCTCATCGACAAGCTCCCGCTGCCGGTCACCATCAAGAGCCATCTCAAGTCCTTCTCGATGGCCAACGGCATGAACGCCGTCATGATGCACGGGCGCTCCTACTCGCTGGCCAGTGGGGCAGGCGGGGGCAGCAGCAAGGGCAACAGTCTCAAGAGGTCCAAGTCCATCCGCCCCCCGCAGAGCCCGCCCCAGAACTGCTCGAGGAGCAACTGCAAGATCTCCTAG